One window from the genome of Alkalihalobacillus sp. LMS6 encodes:
- the mutM gene encoding DNA-formamidopyrimidine glycosylase: protein MPELPEVETVRRTLLELVRHKTIQQVTIHWPKMIKEPDDAQVFMRQIVGQTIHDVRRRGKFLLFELTDFVLVSHLRMEGRYGLYKSDQDVDKHTHVIFHFDDYTELRYADVRKFGTMHLFQKGTEETILPLLQLGVEPFSEQFTVELLQTAYEQSKRTIKTALLDQKTVVGLGNIYVDEALFRAAIQPERLASSITAEEMTVLHRAIIDTLQEAVDAGGSSIKSYVNGQGEMGMFQQSLHVYGRKDQPCHHCGTPIVKTVVGGRGTHFCPLCQH from the coding sequence GTGCCTGAATTACCTGAGGTGGAAACTGTAAGGCGAACGTTACTCGAACTCGTTCGTCACAAAACGATTCAACAAGTCACGATTCATTGGCCGAAAATGATTAAGGAACCTGATGATGCCCAAGTATTTATGCGGCAAATCGTTGGGCAGACAATTCATGATGTTCGGCGACGAGGAAAATTTTTACTGTTTGAACTAACTGATTTTGTGCTCGTTTCTCATTTACGCATGGAAGGCCGCTATGGATTATATAAATCTGACCAAGATGTTGACAAGCATACGCACGTCATCTTTCATTTTGACGATTACACAGAATTACGCTATGCCGATGTGCGAAAGTTTGGGACGATGCATTTGTTTCAAAAAGGAACAGAGGAAACGATTCTTCCGCTCTTACAGCTTGGAGTTGAACCTTTTTCAGAACAATTTACAGTCGAATTGTTACAAACGGCTTATGAGCAATCTAAACGAACAATTAAAACGGCGCTACTTGACCAAAAAACGGTTGTAGGTTTAGGAAATATCTATGTAGACGAGGCGTTATTCCGTGCGGCGATTCAACCGGAGCGTCTTGCTTCATCCATAACAGCGGAAGAGATGACGGTGTTGCATCGAGCCATTATCGATACGTTGCAAGAAGCGGTTGATGCTGGAGGAAGCTCCATTAAATCGTACGTGAATGGCCAAGGTGAGATGGGCATGTTTCAGCAAAGTCTTCATGTGTACGGGCGGAAAGATCAACCTTGTCATCATTGTGGAACGCCGATTGTAAAGACGGTTGTAGGTGGTCGAGGTACTCATTTTTGTCCACTTTGTCAACATTAA
- the ytaF gene encoding sporulation membrane protein YtaF, which translates to MSSLIVLAMALSLDSFGVGLTYGMRKIKIPWHSLVFIGLCSGISILIAMSVGTTLAQLISVSAAEMLGAFILIGIGAWAVFESYRPQKEHVQKQQKQEVDFTIKMFGFVIHILRDPEKADMDSSGTVTGREALLLGLALSLDAFGAGIAAALMGFSPLGLALSVAFLSVMFVLLGMVGGHRLAHVKWVKRLSFLPGILLILIGLLKL; encoded by the coding sequence TTGTCGTCCTTAATTGTTTTAGCTATGGCATTAAGTTTAGATAGCTTTGGTGTTGGCTTAACATACGGCATGCGAAAAATTAAGATTCCTTGGCATTCGCTCGTTTTTATCGGTTTATGTTCTGGTATCTCGATTTTAATTGCGATGAGTGTAGGGACCACCCTCGCGCAGCTGATTTCTGTGTCAGCAGCGGAAATGCTCGGTGCTTTTATCTTAATTGGCATTGGAGCTTGGGCAGTGTTCGAGTCGTATCGACCTCAAAAAGAACATGTACAGAAGCAACAAAAACAAGAAGTTGATTTTACGATCAAGATGTTTGGGTTTGTCATTCATATTTTACGAGATCCAGAAAAAGCCGACATGGATTCATCAGGAACTGTAACAGGGCGTGAAGCACTTCTACTCGGTTTAGCACTTTCTTTAGATGCATTTGGTGCTGGGATTGCTGCTGCATTAATGGGTTTTTCTCCTCTTGGGCTGGCACTATCAGTTGCTTTTCTTAGTGTAATGTTTGTATTATTAGGGATGGTTGGGGGACACCGTCTTGCTCATGTGAAGTGGGTAAAACGATTATCGTTTCTTCCAGGCATTTTACTTATACTTATTGGGCTATTGAAGCTGTAG